The proteins below come from a single Sorghum bicolor cultivar BTx623 chromosome 4, Sorghum_bicolor_NCBIv3, whole genome shotgun sequence genomic window:
- the LOC8073872 gene encoding protein Brevis radix-like 2 — protein sequence MLACIACSTKDGGDQDGGPRAATPHGRDAGSKSLTSQLKDMVLKFSGSGRQYKAATSPSFRGNRFHRNSRLAAYPGVIDDSGFTSDGAAEGYSSYMRTRTDATAARTMPAPPPWDAATKVARGFPQQHVRSPSASWIPSIGEEEAEEEEEEEDDEVVVLEEDRVPREWTAQVEPGVQITFVSIPGGAGNDLKRIRFSRDIFNKWEAQRWWGENYDRVVELYNVQTFSRQQGISTPTSSIDDATQRDSSFYSRAGSTRESPVILPPTTAVGREQPIVRATSCRAMAAAASSTARAACNPSSSAVPDPSDHVWAHHFNLLNSAPAPGAPPHLDPSRATTSSLDEASVSVSNASDLEATEWVEQDEPGVSITIREFGDGTRELRRVRFSRERFGEDRAKVWWEQNRDRIHAQYL from the exons ATGCTGGCGTGCATCGCCTGCTCGACCAAGGACGGCGGGGATCAGGACGGCGGCCCCCGCGCCGCCACGCCCCACGGGAGGGACGCCGGCAGCAAGTCACTCACATCCCAG CTCAAGGACATGGTGCTCAAGTTCTCCGGCTCCGGCAGGCAGTACAAGGCCGCGACGAGCCCGTCGTTCAGGGGCAACCGCTTCCACCGTAACAGCCGCCTTGCCGCGTACCCGGGCGTCATCGACGACTCGGGCTTCACGTCGGACGGCGCCGCCGAGGGCTACAGTAGTTACATGAGGACGAGGACGGACGCGACCGCCGCGAGAACCATGCCTGCCCCTCCGCCGTGGGACGCGGCCACCAAGGTCGCCCGTGGCTTCCCGCAGCAGCACGTCAGGAGCCCGAGCGCGAGCTGGATTCCGAGCatcggggaggaggaggcggaggaagaggaagaggaggaggacgacgaggtTGTCGTCCTGGAAGAGGATCGCGTGCCGAGGGAGTGGACGGCCCAGGTGGAGCCCGGCGTGCAGATCACCTTCGTCTCCATCCCGGGCGGCGCCGGCAACGACCTAAAACGAATCCGCTTCAG CCGCGACATTTTCAACAAGTGGGAGGCGCAGCGGTGGTGGGGGGAGAACTACGACCGCGTGGTGGAGCTCTACAACGTGCAGACGTTCAGCCGGCAGCAGGGCATCTCGACGCCGACGTCCTCCATCGACGACGCCACGCAG AGAGACTCGTCGTTCTACTCCCGCGCAGGCTCGACGAGGGAGAGCCCGGTGATCCTGCCGCCGACGACAGCGGTGGGCAGGGAGCAGCCGATCGTCCGCGCCACTTCGTGCAGGGCCATGGCGGCGGCAGCTTCTTCCACGGCCCGTGCCGCGTGCAACCCGTCGTCCAGTGCCGTGCCGGACCCGTCGGACCACGTGTGGGCGCACCACTTCAACCTGCTCAACtccgcgccggcgccgggtgcTCCGCCGCACCTGGACCCGTCGCGCGCTACCACGTCGTCCCTGGACGAGGCGTCCGTGTCCGTGAGCAACGCGAGCGACCTGGAGGCCACGGAGTGGGTGGAGCAGGACGAGCCCGGCGTGTCCATCACCATCCGCGAGTTCGGCGACGGCACccgcgagctccgccgcgtccgCTTCAG CCGGGAGAGGTTCGGCGAGGACAGGGCCAAGGTGTGGTGGGAGCAGAACAGAGACCGAATACACGCGCAGTACCTGTGA
- the LOC8073169 gene encoding polyamine transporter PUT1 isoform X2 — protein MGDDVRSEVPLAVLQDRQGSTSTATPRPAADAGSGDTGQQEKLAAENTAPAAGTAAMGECSTEYRGLPDANGEDAGSVPVPAALRKVSIVPLVFLIFYEVSGGPFGIEDSVGAAGPLLAIVGFLALPVIWSIPEALITAELGTMFPENGGYVVWVASALGPYWGFQQGWVKWLSGVIDNALYPVLFLDYLKSAVPALGGGPPRTFAVLGLTAVLTMLNYRGLTVVGWVAICLGVFSILPFFVMGLISLPRLRPARWLVVDLHNVDWNLYLNTLFWNLNYWDSISTLSGEVENPGKTLPKALLYAVIFVVVGYLYPLLAGTGAVPLDRGQWSDGYFSDLAKLLGGAWLMWWVQAAAALSNMGMFVAEMSSDSYQLLGMAERGMLPAFFARRSRHGTPLVGILFSASGVLLLSSLSFQEIVAAENFLYCFGMLLEFIAFVLLRVRRPDAPRPYRVPLGTAGCVAMLVPPTALIVVVLALSTLKVALVSLGAVAVGLVLQPALRFVEKKGLLRFAVNSDLPDIGVGRSPASAEEPLAP, from the exons ATGGGCGACGACGTGCGGTCGGAGGTGCCGCTGGCCGTGCTCCAGGACCGCCAGGGCTCGACCTCGACGGCGACGCCACGGCCGGCCGCCGACGCTGGCTCCGGCGACACCGGACAACAAGAG AAACTCGCCGCCGAGAACACCGCACCGGCAGCCGGTACCGCTGCAATGGGCGAATGCAGCACGGAGTACAGGGGCCTCCCCGACGCCAATGGCGAGGACGCGGGGtcggtgccggtgccggcggCGCTCCGCAAGGTCTCCATCGTCCCGCTCGTTTTCCTCATCTTCTACGAGGTCTCCGGCGGACCGTTCGGCATCGAGGACAGCGTGGGCGCGGCGGGGCCGCTCCTCGCCATCGTCGGCTTCCTTGCCCTCCCCGTCATCTGGAGCATCCCGGAGGCGCTGATCACGGCGGAGCTGGGCACCATGTTCCCGGAGAACGGCGGCTACGTCGTGTGGGTCGCCTCGGCGCTTGGCCCCTACTGGGGATTCCAGCAGGGGTGGGTGAAGTGGCTGAGCGGCGTCATCGACAATGCCCTGTACCCCGTCCTGTTCCTGGACTACCTCAAGTCTGCCGTGCCGGCGCTGGGCGGCGGCCCGCCGAGGACGTTCGCGGTGCTTGGGCTCACGGCGGTGCTGACGATGCTCAACTACAGGGGGCTCACCGTCGTCGGCTGGGTCGCCATATGCCTCGGGGTGTTCTCCATCCTGCCTTTCTTCGTCATGGGGCTCATCTCGCTGCCAAGGCTCCGGCCGGCCAGGTGGCTGGTGGTCGACCTCCACAACGTCGACTGGAACCTGTACCTCAACACGCTGTTCTGGAACCTCAACTACTGGGACTCCATCAGCACGCTGTCCGGCGAGGTGGAAAACCCCGGCAAGACGCTGCCCAAGGCGCTCTTGTACGCGGTCATCTTCGTGGTGGTGGGTTACCTGTACCCTCTCCTCGCCGGGACCGGCGCGGTGCCGCTGGACAGGGGCCAGTGGAGCGACGGCTACTTCTCGGACCTCGCCAAGCTCCTCGGCGGCGCGTGGCTCATGTGGTGggtgcaggcggcggcggcgctgtcgaACATGGGCATGTTCGTGGCGGAGATGAGCAGCGACTCGTACCAGCTGCTGGGCATGGCGGAGCGGGGCATGCTGCCGGCCTTCTTCGCGCGGCGGTCGCGGCACGGGACGCCGCTGGTGGGCATCCTCTTCTCGGCGTCGGGCGTCCTGCTGCTCTCCTCCCTGAGCTTCCAGGAGATCGTGGCCGCCGAGAACTTCCTCTACTGCTTCGGCATGCTGCTCGAGTTCATCGCCTTCGTGCTCCTGCGCGTGCGCCGGcccgacgcgccgcggccgtacCGCGTCCCGCTGGGGACCGCCGGGTGCGTCGCGATGCTAGTGCCGCCCACGGCGCTGATCGTGGTGGTGCTGGCGCTGTCGACGCTCAAGGTGGCGCTGGTCAGCCTCGGCGCCGTGGCCGTCGGGCTCGTGCTGCAGCCGGCGCTGCGGTTCGTTGAGAAGAAAGGGTTGCTCCGGTTCGCCGTCAATTCGGACCTGCCGGACATCGGCGTGGGACGTTCACCCGCCTCGGCGGAGGAGCCGCTGGCGCCGTAG
- the LOC8073873 gene encoding cyclin-dependent kinase F-4 isoform X1 → MDRFKLIKEVGDGTFGSVWRAINKQNGEVVAVKKMKKKYYSFEECMSLREVKSLRRMNHPNIVKLKEVVRENDILYFIMEYMECNLYQLMKDRVKPFSESEVRNWCFQIFQALAYMHQRGYFHRDLKPENLLVSKDVIKLADFGLAREVSSLPPYTEYVSTRWYRAPEVLLQSSAYDSAVDMWAMGAIMAELLTLHPLFPGTSEADEIHKICNVIGSPDEQSWPQGLSLAEAMKYQFPQIKGSQLSEVMTTASSEAIDLISSLCSWDPSKRPKATEVLQHAFFQGCTSVPLPVRPKAPKTPPCVGAKGISENSVARRFSTGTLSTLKSHSNASAKLNSLSKTGVQRKLHLDRQSSHKSTKPTENSNKLTTNRVPARNSPGNPVLRHSRSLPETGRGTIQKVSSITEKLSQMSVTSRTRSTVKPAAPVLKAGHGKSDFLGKSDDIPPAKRLTRKLVS, encoded by the exons ATGGATAG ATTCAAGTTGATTAAGGAAGTTGGCGATGGGACTTTCGGGAGTGTATGGCGTGCTATAAATAAACAGAATGGTGAAGTT GTTGCTGTTAAGAAAATGAAGAAAAAGTATTATTCTTTTGAGGAATGTATGAGTTTGCGTGAAGTAAAG TCTTTGCGTCGCATGAATCATCCTAACATTGTGAAGCTCAAAGAGGTTGTCAGGGAAAATGATATATTATACTTCATAATGGAATACATG GAGTGTAACCTCTACCAACTTATGAAAGATAGGGTCAAGCCTTTCTCGGAGTCTGAAGTCCGCAACTGGTGCTTTCAGATTTTTCAGGCTCTTGCTTACATGCACCAGAGGGGCTACTTTCATCGTGACCTCAAACCTG AGAATCTGTTGGTTAGCAAAGATGTCATAAAGCTAGCAGACTTTGGTCTTGCAAGGGAAGTCTCATCATTGCCACCATATACAGAATATGTCTCAACTCGCTG GTATCGGGCACCAGAAGTCTTGCTCCAGTCATCTGCTTATGATTCTGCAGTTG ATATGTGGGCAATGGGTGCCATAATGGCTGAGCTGTTGACACTCCATCCTCTCTTTCCTGGAACCAG TGAAGCGGATGAGATTCACAAGATATGCAATGTTATCGGTAGTCCAGATGAACAATCTTGGCCTCAAGGATTGTCTCTTGCAGAAGCAATGAAGTATCAGTTCCCACAG ATCAAAGGCAGTCAACTGTCCGAGGTGATGACAACAGCTAGTagcgaggcaattgacctcatCTCA TCACTATGCTCATGGGATCCTAGCAAGAGACCAAAGGCCACAGAGGTCCTCCAGCATGCCTTCTTTCAG GGTTGTACATCTGTTCCACTTCCTGTCCGTCCAAAAGCTCCTAAAACACCTCCATGTG TTGGAGCAAAAGGAATTTCAGAGAACAGTGTCGCTAGAAGATTCTCAACTGGAACTCTATCAACGTTGAAGTCTCATAGCAATGCATCCGCAAAATTAAACAGTTTATCTAAGACTG GTGTCCAACGAAAACTTCACTTGGATCGGCAGTCATCACATAAGAGTACAAAACCAACCGAGAATAGCAATAAACTAACTACAAATCGGGTACCAGCTCGGAATAGCCCAG GGAATCCTGTACTTAGGCATTCACGCAGCTTGCCTGAAACTGGTCGAGGAACAATCCAAAAGGTCTCATCAATTACAGAGAAACTATCCCAGATGTCTGTGACCTCGAGAACACGAAGCACTGTGAAGCCTGCTGCCCCGGTGCTGAAGGCCGGACATGGTAAGTCGGACTTTCTTGGGAAGTCTGACGATATCCCTCCAGCAAAGAGGCTGACAAGAAAATTGGTCAGCTAA
- the LOC8073169 gene encoding polyamine transporter PUT1 isoform X1: MGDDVRSEVPLAVLQDRQGSTSTATPRPAADAGSGDTGQQERKKRRRSGAKVPRTMGEGYTQSEVLLAVLHDHQQGSTATSPATPPPPVEAASDTGQQEKLAAENTAPAAGTAAMGECSTEYRGLPDANGEDAGSVPVPAALRKVSIVPLVFLIFYEVSGGPFGIEDSVGAAGPLLAIVGFLALPVIWSIPEALITAELGTMFPENGGYVVWVASALGPYWGFQQGWVKWLSGVIDNALYPVLFLDYLKSAVPALGGGPPRTFAVLGLTAVLTMLNYRGLTVVGWVAICLGVFSILPFFVMGLISLPRLRPARWLVVDLHNVDWNLYLNTLFWNLNYWDSISTLSGEVENPGKTLPKALLYAVIFVVVGYLYPLLAGTGAVPLDRGQWSDGYFSDLAKLLGGAWLMWWVQAAAALSNMGMFVAEMSSDSYQLLGMAERGMLPAFFARRSRHGTPLVGILFSASGVLLLSSLSFQEIVAAENFLYCFGMLLEFIAFVLLRVRRPDAPRPYRVPLGTAGCVAMLVPPTALIVVVLALSTLKVALVSLGAVAVGLVLQPALRFVEKKGLLRFAVNSDLPDIGVGRSPASAEEPLAP, from the exons ATGGGCGACGACGTGCGGTCGGAGGTGCCGCTGGCCGTGCTCCAGGACCGCCAGGGCTCGACCTCGACGGCGACGCCACGGCCGGCCGCCGACGCTGGCTCCGGCGACACCGGACAACAAGAG AGGAAGAAGCGTCGTCGGTCCGGAGCTAAGGTCCCAAGGACCATGGGCGAGGGCTACACGCAGTCGGAGGTGCTGCTCGCTGTGCTCCACGATCACCAGCAGGGATCGACGGCGACGTCGCCAGCGACGCCACCGCCTCCCGTGGAGGCTGCCTCGGACACCGGACAACAAGAG AAACTCGCCGCCGAGAACACCGCACCGGCAGCCGGTACCGCTGCAATGGGCGAATGCAGCACGGAGTACAGGGGCCTCCCCGACGCCAATGGCGAGGACGCGGGGtcggtgccggtgccggcggCGCTCCGCAAGGTCTCCATCGTCCCGCTCGTTTTCCTCATCTTCTACGAGGTCTCCGGCGGACCGTTCGGCATCGAGGACAGCGTGGGCGCGGCGGGGCCGCTCCTCGCCATCGTCGGCTTCCTTGCCCTCCCCGTCATCTGGAGCATCCCGGAGGCGCTGATCACGGCGGAGCTGGGCACCATGTTCCCGGAGAACGGCGGCTACGTCGTGTGGGTCGCCTCGGCGCTTGGCCCCTACTGGGGATTCCAGCAGGGGTGGGTGAAGTGGCTGAGCGGCGTCATCGACAATGCCCTGTACCCCGTCCTGTTCCTGGACTACCTCAAGTCTGCCGTGCCGGCGCTGGGCGGCGGCCCGCCGAGGACGTTCGCGGTGCTTGGGCTCACGGCGGTGCTGACGATGCTCAACTACAGGGGGCTCACCGTCGTCGGCTGGGTCGCCATATGCCTCGGGGTGTTCTCCATCCTGCCTTTCTTCGTCATGGGGCTCATCTCGCTGCCAAGGCTCCGGCCGGCCAGGTGGCTGGTGGTCGACCTCCACAACGTCGACTGGAACCTGTACCTCAACACGCTGTTCTGGAACCTCAACTACTGGGACTCCATCAGCACGCTGTCCGGCGAGGTGGAAAACCCCGGCAAGACGCTGCCCAAGGCGCTCTTGTACGCGGTCATCTTCGTGGTGGTGGGTTACCTGTACCCTCTCCTCGCCGGGACCGGCGCGGTGCCGCTGGACAGGGGCCAGTGGAGCGACGGCTACTTCTCGGACCTCGCCAAGCTCCTCGGCGGCGCGTGGCTCATGTGGTGggtgcaggcggcggcggcgctgtcgaACATGGGCATGTTCGTGGCGGAGATGAGCAGCGACTCGTACCAGCTGCTGGGCATGGCGGAGCGGGGCATGCTGCCGGCCTTCTTCGCGCGGCGGTCGCGGCACGGGACGCCGCTGGTGGGCATCCTCTTCTCGGCGTCGGGCGTCCTGCTGCTCTCCTCCCTGAGCTTCCAGGAGATCGTGGCCGCCGAGAACTTCCTCTACTGCTTCGGCATGCTGCTCGAGTTCATCGCCTTCGTGCTCCTGCGCGTGCGCCGGcccgacgcgccgcggccgtacCGCGTCCCGCTGGGGACCGCCGGGTGCGTCGCGATGCTAGTGCCGCCCACGGCGCTGATCGTGGTGGTGCTGGCGCTGTCGACGCTCAAGGTGGCGCTGGTCAGCCTCGGCGCCGTGGCCGTCGGGCTCGTGCTGCAGCCGGCGCTGCGGTTCGTTGAGAAGAAAGGGTTGCTCCGGTTCGCCGTCAATTCGGACCTGCCGGACATCGGCGTGGGACGTTCACCCGCCTCGGCGGAGGAGCCGCTGGCGCCGTAG
- the LOC8073169 gene encoding polyamine transporter PUT1 isoform X3, giving the protein MGECSTEYRGLPDANGEDAGSVPVPAALRKVSIVPLVFLIFYEVSGGPFGIEDSVGAAGPLLAIVGFLALPVIWSIPEALITAELGTMFPENGGYVVWVASALGPYWGFQQGWVKWLSGVIDNALYPVLFLDYLKSAVPALGGGPPRTFAVLGLTAVLTMLNYRGLTVVGWVAICLGVFSILPFFVMGLISLPRLRPARWLVVDLHNVDWNLYLNTLFWNLNYWDSISTLSGEVENPGKTLPKALLYAVIFVVVGYLYPLLAGTGAVPLDRGQWSDGYFSDLAKLLGGAWLMWWVQAAAALSNMGMFVAEMSSDSYQLLGMAERGMLPAFFARRSRHGTPLVGILFSASGVLLLSSLSFQEIVAAENFLYCFGMLLEFIAFVLLRVRRPDAPRPYRVPLGTAGCVAMLVPPTALIVVVLALSTLKVALVSLGAVAVGLVLQPALRFVEKKGLLRFAVNSDLPDIGVGRSPASAEEPLAP; this is encoded by the coding sequence ATGGGCGAATGCAGCACGGAGTACAGGGGCCTCCCCGACGCCAATGGCGAGGACGCGGGGtcggtgccggtgccggcggCGCTCCGCAAGGTCTCCATCGTCCCGCTCGTTTTCCTCATCTTCTACGAGGTCTCCGGCGGACCGTTCGGCATCGAGGACAGCGTGGGCGCGGCGGGGCCGCTCCTCGCCATCGTCGGCTTCCTTGCCCTCCCCGTCATCTGGAGCATCCCGGAGGCGCTGATCACGGCGGAGCTGGGCACCATGTTCCCGGAGAACGGCGGCTACGTCGTGTGGGTCGCCTCGGCGCTTGGCCCCTACTGGGGATTCCAGCAGGGGTGGGTGAAGTGGCTGAGCGGCGTCATCGACAATGCCCTGTACCCCGTCCTGTTCCTGGACTACCTCAAGTCTGCCGTGCCGGCGCTGGGCGGCGGCCCGCCGAGGACGTTCGCGGTGCTTGGGCTCACGGCGGTGCTGACGATGCTCAACTACAGGGGGCTCACCGTCGTCGGCTGGGTCGCCATATGCCTCGGGGTGTTCTCCATCCTGCCTTTCTTCGTCATGGGGCTCATCTCGCTGCCAAGGCTCCGGCCGGCCAGGTGGCTGGTGGTCGACCTCCACAACGTCGACTGGAACCTGTACCTCAACACGCTGTTCTGGAACCTCAACTACTGGGACTCCATCAGCACGCTGTCCGGCGAGGTGGAAAACCCCGGCAAGACGCTGCCCAAGGCGCTCTTGTACGCGGTCATCTTCGTGGTGGTGGGTTACCTGTACCCTCTCCTCGCCGGGACCGGCGCGGTGCCGCTGGACAGGGGCCAGTGGAGCGACGGCTACTTCTCGGACCTCGCCAAGCTCCTCGGCGGCGCGTGGCTCATGTGGTGggtgcaggcggcggcggcgctgtcgaACATGGGCATGTTCGTGGCGGAGATGAGCAGCGACTCGTACCAGCTGCTGGGCATGGCGGAGCGGGGCATGCTGCCGGCCTTCTTCGCGCGGCGGTCGCGGCACGGGACGCCGCTGGTGGGCATCCTCTTCTCGGCGTCGGGCGTCCTGCTGCTCTCCTCCCTGAGCTTCCAGGAGATCGTGGCCGCCGAGAACTTCCTCTACTGCTTCGGCATGCTGCTCGAGTTCATCGCCTTCGTGCTCCTGCGCGTGCGCCGGcccgacgcgccgcggccgtacCGCGTCCCGCTGGGGACCGCCGGGTGCGTCGCGATGCTAGTGCCGCCCACGGCGCTGATCGTGGTGGTGCTGGCGCTGTCGACGCTCAAGGTGGCGCTGGTCAGCCTCGGCGCCGTGGCCGTCGGGCTCGTGCTGCAGCCGGCGCTGCGGTTCGTTGAGAAGAAAGGGTTGCTCCGGTTCGCCGTCAATTCGGACCTGCCGGACATCGGCGTGGGACGTTCACCCGCCTCGGCGGAGGAGCCGCTGGCGCCGTAG
- the LOC8073873 gene encoding cyclin-dependent kinase F-4 isoform X2, protein MDRFKLIKEVGDGTFGSVWRAINKQNGEVVAVKKMKKKYYSFEECMSLREVKSLRRMNHPNIVKLKEVVRENDILYFIMEYMECNLYQLMKDRVKPFSESEVRNWCFQIFQALAYMHQRGYFHRDLKPENLLVSKDVIKLADFGLAREVSSLPPYTEYVSTRWYRAPEVLLQSSAYDSAVDMWAMGAIMAELLTLHPLFPGTSEADEIHKICNVIGSPDEQSWPQGLSLAEAMKYQFPQIKGSQLSEVMTTASSEAIDLISSLCSWDPSKRPKATEVLQHAFFQGCTSVPLPVRPKAPKTPPCVGAKGISENSVARRFSTGTLSTLKSHSNASAKLNSLSKTGVQRKLHLDRQSSHKSTKPTENSNKLTTNRVPARNSPGNPVLRHSRSLPETGRGTIQKVSSITEKLSQMSVTSRTRSTVKPAAPVLKAGHGTAPK, encoded by the exons ATGGATAG ATTCAAGTTGATTAAGGAAGTTGGCGATGGGACTTTCGGGAGTGTATGGCGTGCTATAAATAAACAGAATGGTGAAGTT GTTGCTGTTAAGAAAATGAAGAAAAAGTATTATTCTTTTGAGGAATGTATGAGTTTGCGTGAAGTAAAG TCTTTGCGTCGCATGAATCATCCTAACATTGTGAAGCTCAAAGAGGTTGTCAGGGAAAATGATATATTATACTTCATAATGGAATACATG GAGTGTAACCTCTACCAACTTATGAAAGATAGGGTCAAGCCTTTCTCGGAGTCTGAAGTCCGCAACTGGTGCTTTCAGATTTTTCAGGCTCTTGCTTACATGCACCAGAGGGGCTACTTTCATCGTGACCTCAAACCTG AGAATCTGTTGGTTAGCAAAGATGTCATAAAGCTAGCAGACTTTGGTCTTGCAAGGGAAGTCTCATCATTGCCACCATATACAGAATATGTCTCAACTCGCTG GTATCGGGCACCAGAAGTCTTGCTCCAGTCATCTGCTTATGATTCTGCAGTTG ATATGTGGGCAATGGGTGCCATAATGGCTGAGCTGTTGACACTCCATCCTCTCTTTCCTGGAACCAG TGAAGCGGATGAGATTCACAAGATATGCAATGTTATCGGTAGTCCAGATGAACAATCTTGGCCTCAAGGATTGTCTCTTGCAGAAGCAATGAAGTATCAGTTCCCACAG ATCAAAGGCAGTCAACTGTCCGAGGTGATGACAACAGCTAGTagcgaggcaattgacctcatCTCA TCACTATGCTCATGGGATCCTAGCAAGAGACCAAAGGCCACAGAGGTCCTCCAGCATGCCTTCTTTCAG GGTTGTACATCTGTTCCACTTCCTGTCCGTCCAAAAGCTCCTAAAACACCTCCATGTG TTGGAGCAAAAGGAATTTCAGAGAACAGTGTCGCTAGAAGATTCTCAACTGGAACTCTATCAACGTTGAAGTCTCATAGCAATGCATCCGCAAAATTAAACAGTTTATCTAAGACTG GTGTCCAACGAAAACTTCACTTGGATCGGCAGTCATCACATAAGAGTACAAAACCAACCGAGAATAGCAATAAACTAACTACAAATCGGGTACCAGCTCGGAATAGCCCAG GGAATCCTGTACTTAGGCATTCACGCAGCTTGCCTGAAACTGGTCGAGGAACAATCCAAAAGGTCTCATCAATTACAGAGAAACTATCCCAGATGTCTGTGACCTCGAGAACACGAAGCACTGTGAAGCCTGCTGCCCCGGTGCTGAAGGCCGGACATG GTACAGCGCCCAAGTGA
- the LOC8073871 gene encoding coatomer subunit delta-3, which yields MVVLAASVVSKSGKALVSRQFVDMSRSRIEGLLAAFPKLVGTGKQHTYVETENVRYVYQPIEALYLLVITNKQSNILEDLETLRLLSKLVPEYSPSLDEEGVCRAAFDLTSAFDEAISLGNKENVTVAQVKQYCEMESHEEKLYKLVMQSKINETRDRMRQRVTEIEKSKIGRGKTENAFGSQRTTNVVNDMNTRGSGLGGDPIFGELFAQKAKGHSSAPTATSKVAGGMKLGKAQKTDQFLESLKAEGELISEDTQQSGIQSRLPSAPTSDPITVAIEEKISATVKRDGGIHNFDIQGTLALQVLNDTNGFIQLQIENQDLPGLSFKTHPYINKELFNSQQIVAAKDPNRPFPSGQNETPLVKWRIQELDESSLPLSVNCWPSVSGNETYVNIEYEASEIFDLHNIVISIPLPALREAPSVRQIDGEWKYDSRNSVLEWSIILIDQSNRSGSMEFAVPAADPSTFFPISVGFSASSTFSDLKVTTVHPLREGSPPKFSQRIRMVTCNYQVV from the exons ATG GTGGTTCTTGCAGCCTCTGTAGTATCAAAGTCTGGAAAAG CACTTGTTTCAAGACAATTTGTTGATATGTCTCGAAGCAGAATTGAGGGACTACTTGCAGCATTTCCGAAGTTGGTGGGAACTGGAAAGCAACACACTTATGTTGAGACTGAAAATGTCCGTTATGTTTATCAGCCTATTGAAGCCTTATATCTGCTAGTCATCACAAATAAGCAGAGTAACAttcttgaagatctggagacactaaGGCTGCTTTCTAAACTT GTACCTGAATACTCCCCCTCTTTGGATGAGGAAGGTGTCTGTCGGGCGGCATTTGACCTCACTTCTGCTTTTGATGAAGCCATTTCCCTTGGAAACAAAGAAAATGTTACTGTTGCTCAAGTTAAACAGTACTGTGAGATGGAGAGCCATGAAGAGAAGCTGTACAAACTCGTCATGCAAAGCAAAATAAATGAAACTAGGGATCGCATGAGGCAACGAGTTACTGAGATTGAGAAAAGCAAG ATTGGTAGAGGCAAGACTGAAAACGCATTTGGCTCCCAGAGGACTACAAACGTTGTTAATGACATGAACACCAGAGGGAGTGGTCTAGGTGGTGATCCTATATTTGGGGAGTTGTTTGCTCAAAAGGCCAAAG GTCATTCTTCTGCTCCTACTGCTACTAGTAAAGTGGCTGGTGGTATGAAATTGGGCAAGGCACAGAAGACAGATCAGTTTCTTGAATCTTTGAAAGCTGAAGGAGAACTCATTTCTGAGGATACTCAACAAAGTGGAATTCAGTCAAGACTGCCATCTGCCCCTACAAGTGATCCTATCACAGTGGCAATCGAAGAAAAGATCAGTGCCACTGTTAAAAGGGATGGTGGAATTCATAATTTTGATATTCAAGGAACCCTTGCTCTCCAAGTTCTGAATGACACCAACGGTTTTATCCAGTTGCAG ATCGAGAACCAAGATCTACCTGGACTTAGCTTCAAGACACACCCTTATATTAACAAAGAGTTGTTCAATAGTCAGCAAATTGTTGCTGCAAAAGATCCAAACAGGCCTTTCCCTAGTGGTCAAAATGAAACCCCTCTTGTGAAATGGAGAATCCAGGAGTTGGATGAGTCATCTCTGCCATTGTCAG TTAATTGCTGGCCTTCAGTCTCTGGAAATGAAACATACGTGAACATTGAGTACGAAGCTTCTGAGATATTTGATTTGCACAACATTGTCATTTCTATACCTTTGCCTGCACTCAGGGAGGCTCCAAGTGTTAGACAGATAGATGGAGAATGGAA GTATGACTCGAGAAACTCTGTGTTGGAATGGTCAATTATTCTTATTGATCAGTCCAACCGCAG TGGTTCTATGGAATTTGCTGTTCCTGCAGCTGATCCATCTACATTTTTTCCCATCTCTGTTGGATTTTCAGCGTCAAGTACCTTCAGTGATTTGAAG GTTACCACCGTTCATCCATTAAGAGAAGGCAGCCCTCCCAAATTTTCTCAGAGGATTCGAATGGTTACTTGTAATTACCAAGTGGTTTGA